GAAACTGGATGCCGGTGCGCTCGTAGAGCTTCTCAAACGGGAGGATGCCGTGCACCTCATCCAGAACGGCCTGTGTCCGGCCGTCGCGGTAAGCATAGACCGGATAAAGGGGCTGTTCCTTTTTCAAAAGTACGTAGTCCACCGCCCAGGTGTCGATGGACAGGCTTTTGATGGCGGGGTACTTTGCAAAAGCCGCTTTGATGCCCTGTTTCACGTTGGCAAACAGGCTGTCGATGTCCCATTCCAGGTGGCCGTCCACCCGCCGGACACTGTTCGGGAAGCGGTAGACTTCCTCGGTCTGCAAGGTCCCGTCCTCCATCCAGCCGATGATATGCCGCCCGGACGATGCGCCGATGTCGATGGCGAGAAATTTTTCGTGCATAGTGCGCCTCCTTCTGTCTCTTTCCGGTACCAGTATAGCGGCCCGGAAAGGCGGATTCCATCCGCAAAGGTGACGCATTCTTTGTGAAAAGTCCACTCTTGCATCACAGGGTAAAAGCCGCTATACTGGAAGCAGAAAGGCGGGAGAAAAATGCTGACTTACAACATGGATGTGACCCCGGAAAGCATCTGGAAGCGCACGACGCTCAGCGAAGCGGAGCGTGCACAGCCCTATTCCTGCACCGAGGCGGGGCTATTCTATGCACTACAGCGGTTCTCCACCGCCCGCACCGATAAAGAAAGCTATATCCTGTTCTACACCCTCCGGGGTGCCGGTCTCATCGAGCAGGATGGGAACCATGTCGTGCTGGAGACCGGGCAGGCACTGCTGCTCAACTGCCGCACGGCACAGAGCTACTGCACCGCACCGGGGCAGAGCTGCTGGCACCACTACTGGGTGCATCTGGACGGTGCCGGTGTTGCGGCCATGGAGCCGCTGCTTCTGCCGGACAAAAAACTGACCCCGGTCCAATTGACCGGGGTCAGGATGCAGGAATTGTTTGAACTTGTTCTGGAGCAGATGGAGCTTGGCACGGTGGACAGCATGGTGCAGACAGGTCTTGCCCTGCACGAGATGCTTGCCCTCTGTGCACAGAGCCTGTTTGCGCAGGCGGAGATGACCACCAACCGCCAGCTGATCCTGCAGGCGGCAGAGACCCTGCGCAAGAACTACCGGCAGGAACTTTCCCTTGCCGATCTGCTGTCAAGTGCGCACATGAGCAAGAGTTATTTTCTGCGCCTGTTCCGGCGGTACATGGGCACAACGCCGTACAATTATCTGGTCAACTTCCGCATCACACAGGCAAAAGAGCTGCTGGTGCTCACCGACCACAGCATCAGTGAGATCGCACAGGAAGCAGGCTTCGGGGATGCCAGTAACTTCTCCACCCGCTTTGCCAAGGCCACCGGCCAGAGCCCGATGCAGTATCGGAAGAGCACATTAAAGAGCAAAGAATCCAAGTAAAAACACAGCTTGCATTCCCTTGCAAAATATGGTATATACATTATACGAAGAACAGCCTTGAATAAACGTACATTCGTTCAATGATGTGTAAAAGTGAGGTGCTTTCCATGAATGCTGTGATCTACGCTCGCTATTCCAGTGACAACCAGCGTGAAGAATCCATTGAGGGCCAGATTCGGGAATGCACAGCATATGCTGAAAGAAACGGCATTACAGTGGTCAGGCACTATATCGACCGTGCACTTTCTGCCAAAACAGACAATCGACCGGATTTTCAACAGATGATTCGGGACAGCAATAAAAAGTTGTTTGAAATCGTTTTGGTTTGGAAATTTGACCGTTTCGCTCGGAATCGCTTTGACAGTGCAAACTACAAGATGATTCTGAAAAAGAACAATGTCCATCTGATATCGGTCATGGAGCCGATTGCAGAAGGCTCGCAGGGCATTCTGGTGGAGACGCTGCTGGAGGGTATGGCAGAATACTATTCGGCGGAACTTTCCGAAAAAGTCATTCGTGGCCAGACCGAAAATGCGCTGAAAGGCAAATGCACAGGCGGCACAGGAACGATTGGCTATAAAATCGACGCAGATAAGTTCTATCGCATCGACCCGCTGATTTCACCGCTTGTATTGGAGGCTTTTCAGCGGTACGACAACGGTGAAAAAATCGTTGAGATCATGAACTACCTCAACGAAAAAGGGGTTCGTAATATGCTGGGTGGAAAGCTGACGTGCAGCAGCATGAACACCATGTTAAAGAACCGCCGCTATATTGGAGAACTTTCTTTCCGGGATATCGTTGTCCCGGATGCAATTCCAGCCATCGTTCCCAAGGATTTGTTTGACCGTGTGCAAAAACGTATGGAGAAAAACAAACGTGCTCCGGCTCGCGGAAAGGCAGATGAGGAATATTTGTTGACCACAAAGCTGTTCTGCGGTAAGTGCGGGGCATTGATGTTCGGCGAGAGCGGAACAAGTGCTACCGGGCGAACCTACTATTATTATAAATGTGCCACTGCCAAAAAGAAGAAAGGCTGTAACAAGAAAACCGTACAGAAGGAGTGGTTGGAAAATCTGGTCGTTCAGGAGACGATGAAGCTGATTCAGGATGATGCAGTGATTGAACGAATCGTTCAGCTGGTCATGGATTTCCAAAATCAGGAGAATACCGCGATCCCTCTGCTGGAAAAACAGCTCCGGGAAGTGGACCGAAAACTGGACAACCTGATGAAAGCAATCGAGGAAGGCTTGTTCACCCGGACGACCAAAGAGCGTTTGGATGCGCTGGAAGCGCAAAAGGATGAACTGACCGCCAAAATTGCTGACGAAAAGCTAAGAAAGCCTTCCTTTAATGCTGACTTCATCCGATTCTGGTTGATGAAATTCAGAAAGTTCGATGTATCGCAGCAAAAGCAGCGCAAGGCACTGATTGAGATCTTTGTGAACGCCATTTTCCTCTACGATGACAGAATGCTGATCACGTTCAATTATAAAGACGGCTCTCAAACCGTCCGCTTCGAGGATACTTTGGCTGCCGATGAATTGGCAGGAAATAGTTCGGATTTGTCCAGCTCTGCTCGATATGACAAAAAGCCACGATGAACCGTTTACAAATGCGGTTTCGTCGTGGCTTTATTTGTTGCCAGTCTCCTGAGATCCGGCTGGAAGATGCCTTATTTGTGCGTTACCGTCTCAAAAACTGCCCCTGCGCTAAAGGGCAAATGCGCACCCGGCAGCTTTCCGATTTTGTTCTTTTTTTATTTACAAACAGTACCTTGACACCGAAATATCCTTTTTGTAATCTTAAAGAGTATTCTGAATGTAAGTGAATGCCGTCCCGAATCAATACGGTTTTTTCGGGCAGGACGGCAGGAAGTTTCTCCAGCGAATGTCCTGGGGGTGGTACCCTGCTGCCACAGGCAGTAGGGCGGGACCGAAGTTCCGGGCTGTTCGCAGAGAAAGCTTCCTGATGGCCTGCCAAGTGAACACAAGCTGACGGCAATGGGAAAGGAGCAACTACCAATGGATCATCTGCAGAACGTAATGGGATACTTCGACCAGCAGCAGCCGCTGTGCGCCGAACACGACCGCATCAGCAAGGACCTGTACAAGGAGTTTGGCGTTAAAGCGGGCCTGCGCGACGAAAACGGCAAGGGCGTGCTGGCAGGCCTGACCAATATCTCCGATATCCGCGCCTTCCAGTATGTGGATGGGGTGAAAAAGCCTGCCGACGGTCAGCTGCTCTACCGCGGCTACGACGTGAAAGACCTGATCCGCGGGTCGTCCGGCAGCCGCTTTGCCTTTGAGGAAGCGGGCTATCTGCTACTGTTCGGTGAGCTGCCCACGCAGGAAAAGCTGGAAGAGTTCTGCCGTGTGCTGGGCGAGTGCCGCACCATGCCCACCAACTTTACCCGTGATGTGATCATGAAGGCCCCCAGCCACGATATCATGAACTCCATGGCCCGCAGCGTGCTCACACTGGCATCCTACGACCCCAAGGCCGGTGATCTGGAAATTTCCAATGTGCTGCGCCAGAGCATCCAGCTGGCCGGCATCTTCCCCATGCTGGCCGTGTACAGCTACCATGCCTATAACCACTACGAAAAAGACGGCAGCATGTACATCCACCGGCCGGACCCGGAGCTTTCCACCGCAGAGAACTTTTTGCGGATGCTGCGCCCGGATATGAAGTACACCGAGCTGGAAGCCCGCGTGCTGGATGTGGCATTGCTGCTGCACGCCGAGCACGGCGGCGGCAACAACTCCACCTTTACCACCCGCGTGGTCACTTCGTCTGGCACCGATACCTACTCGGCCATGGCGGCTGCCCTGTGCTCCCTCAAAGGCCCGCGCCACGGCGGTGCCAACCTGATGGTGATGCAGATGATGCAGAACATCCGCGAAAACCTGCACGATACCGAGGACGATGAAGAGCTGGAAGCCTACCTGAAAAAGCTGCTGCACGGCGAAGCATTTGACCGCAAAGGCCTGATCTACGGCATGGGCCACGCGGTGTACTCCCTCAGTGACCCCCGTGAGGTAGTATTCAAGGGCTATGTGGAACAGCTGGCCCACGAGAAGGGCCGCGACAAGGACCTTGCCCTTTACAACAAGATCGAGCACATGGCCCCGCAGCTGATCGCGGAGGAGCGCAAAATTTTCAAGGGTGTCAGCCCCAACGTGGACTTCTACAGCGGCTTTGTGTACGATATGCTGGGCATCCCCATGGAGCTGTACACGCCGCTGTTCGCCGTAGCCCGCGTGATGGGCTGGAGCGCCCACCGCATTGAAGAGCTGCTCAGCGCAAACAAGATCATCCGCCCGGCCTACAAGAGCCTTGGCGGCACCCACGAATATATCCGCCGCAATGAGCGGGAATAACAGGGAGGATGCATGATGAGCGTGGAACTGAAACATCACCCGGAAGAATGGTTCTTCCTGCACAATTTTGATATC
Above is a genomic segment from Faecalibacterium taiwanense containing:
- a CDS encoding AraC family transcriptional regulator, whose protein sequence is MLTYNMDVTPESIWKRTTLSEAERAQPYSCTEAGLFYALQRFSTARTDKESYILFYTLRGAGLIEQDGNHVVLETGQALLLNCRTAQSYCTAPGQSCWHHYWVHLDGAGVAAMEPLLLPDKKLTPVQLTGVRMQELFELVLEQMELGTVDSMVQTGLALHEMLALCAQSLFAQAEMTTNRQLILQAAETLRKNYRQELSLADLLSSAHMSKSYFLRLFRRYMGTTPYNYLVNFRITQAKELLVLTDHSISEIAQEAGFGDASNFSTRFAKATGQSPMQYRKSTLKSKESK
- a CDS encoding recombinase family protein, with product MNAVIYARYSSDNQREESIEGQIRECTAYAERNGITVVRHYIDRALSAKTDNRPDFQQMIRDSNKKLFEIVLVWKFDRFARNRFDSANYKMILKKNNVHLISVMEPIAEGSQGILVETLLEGMAEYYSAELSEKVIRGQTENALKGKCTGGTGTIGYKIDADKFYRIDPLISPLVLEAFQRYDNGEKIVEIMNYLNEKGVRNMLGGKLTCSSMNTMLKNRRYIGELSFRDIVVPDAIPAIVPKDLFDRVQKRMEKNKRAPARGKADEEYLLTTKLFCGKCGALMFGESGTSATGRTYYYYKCATAKKKKGCNKKTVQKEWLENLVVQETMKLIQDDAVIERIVQLVMDFQNQENTAIPLLEKQLREVDRKLDNLMKAIEEGLFTRTTKERLDALEAQKDELTAKIADEKLRKPSFNADFIRFWLMKFRKFDVSQQKQRKALIEIFVNAIFLYDDRMLITFNYKDGSQTVRFEDTLAADELAGNSSDLSSSARYDKKPR
- a CDS encoding citrate/2-methylcitrate synthase, which gives rise to MDHLQNVMGYFDQQQPLCAEHDRISKDLYKEFGVKAGLRDENGKGVLAGLTNISDIRAFQYVDGVKKPADGQLLYRGYDVKDLIRGSSGSRFAFEEAGYLLLFGELPTQEKLEEFCRVLGECRTMPTNFTRDVIMKAPSHDIMNSMARSVLTLASYDPKAGDLEISNVLRQSIQLAGIFPMLAVYSYHAYNHYEKDGSMYIHRPDPELSTAENFLRMLRPDMKYTELEARVLDVALLLHAEHGGGNNSTFTTRVVTSSGTDTYSAMAAALCSLKGPRHGGANLMVMQMMQNIRENLHDTEDDEELEAYLKKLLHGEAFDRKGLIYGMGHAVYSLSDPREVVFKGYVEQLAHEKGRDKDLALYNKIEHMAPQLIAEERKIFKGVSPNVDFYSGFVYDMLGIPMELYTPLFAVARVMGWSAHRIEELLSANKIIRPAYKSLGGTHEYIRRNERE